A genomic region of Palaemon carinicauda isolate YSFRI2023 chromosome 11, ASM3689809v2, whole genome shotgun sequence contains the following coding sequences:
- the LOC137649371 gene encoding uncharacterized protein, with product MPFRLNTAPRIFTKLAETVVQQLRTKGVHVVAYLDDWLVWAASKTTCLQAAQKVIEFREHLGFKINHKKSRLTPAQQFQGLGMQRNLKSHHLSIPSKKRREIVGSVRRRIRYKRISKRQQERVLGSLQFAEVTDPVIKARLKDASGVWRKYASNARRDQLRLTSALLRRQLEPWSTAKSLAWIVPLQPPQPSVVIHTDASLEGWRGHSHERKVQGIGLHQFKSFHINILEAMAVSLTLKRLSPHRSTHTRLVLVNEVIVKCLNRQGSRSPHVTM from the coding sequence ATGCCCTttagactgaacacagccccaagaatATTCACTAAGCTAGCAGAAAcagtcgttcaacagctacgcACCAAAGGTGTTCATGTCGTAGCTTActtagacgattggttggtatgggcagcatcaaagactacttgtctgcaagcagctcAGAAAGTGATCGAGTTTCGGGAACACTTAGGCTTCaaaatcaaccacaagaagtctcgtcttactccagctcaacagttccaagGGTTGGGAATGCAacggaacttaaagtcacaccacctttccattccatccaagaagaggagagagatagtgggatctgtcaggagacgAATCCGTTACAAAAGGatttcaaaacgccaacaggaaagagtcttgggctctctacagtttgcagaAGTGACTGACCCAGTGATAAAAGCAcggttaaaagatgcatcaggagtctggaggaaatacgcatcgaacgctcgaagagatcaactacgGTTGACTTCAGCCTTGTTGCGCAGACAATTAGAGCCGTGGTCCACAGCCAAGAGTCTAGCGTGGatagttcccctgcaaccaccacaaccttcggtagtgatccatacggatgcctccttggaaggatggagaGGTCACTCTCACGAAAGGAAGGTGCAAGGGATTGGGTTACACCAGTTCAAAagttttcatatcaacattttggaagctatggcagtgtccctgacattgaagagactatctcctcacagatcaacccataccaggttggtccTGGTcaatgaggtgatagtaaagtgtctaaatcgacaaggctcgagatcacctcacgtaaccatgtga